The Equus asinus isolate D_3611 breed Donkey chromosome 22, EquAss-T2T_v2, whole genome shotgun sequence genome has a segment encoding these proteins:
- the GPD1 gene encoding glycerol-3-phosphate dehydrogenase [NAD(+)], cytoplasmic, with product MASKKVCIVGSGNWGSAIAKIVGGNAAQLAHFDPRVTMWVFEEDVGGRKLTEIINTQHENVKYLPGHKLPPNVVAVPDVVQAAADADILIFVVPHQFIGKICDQLKGHLKANAIGISLIKGVDEGPNGLKLISEVIGERLGIPISVLMGANIASEVADEKFCETTIGCKDEAQGQLLKELMQTPNFRITVVQEVDTVEICGALKNIVAVGAGFCDGLGFGDNTKAAVIRLGLMEMIAFAKLFCGGPVSSATFLESCGVADLITTCYGGRNRKVAEAFARTGKSIEQLEKEMLNGQKLQGPQTARELHSILQHKGLVDKFPLFMGVYKICYENQPVGEFIHCLQNHPEHV from the exons ATGGCCAGCAAAAAAGTCTGCATTGTAGGCTCCGGCAACTG GGGCTCAGCCATCGCCAAGATTGTGGGTGGCAATGCAGCCCAGCTGGCACACTTTGACCCACGAGTGACCATGTGGGTGTTTGAGGAAGACGTCGGGGGCAGAAAGCTGACAGAGATCATCAACACGCAGCATGAGAATGTCAAATACCTGCCAGGGCACAAGCTGCCGCCCAATGTG GTGGCTGTCCCAGATGTGGTCCAGGCTGCAGCGGATGCTGACATCCTGATCTTTGTGGTGCCCCATCAGTTCATCGGCAAGATCTGTGATCAGCTCAAGGGCCACCTGAAGGCAAACGCCATTGGCATATCTCTCATTAAG GGGGTAGACGAGGGCCCCAACGGGCTGAAGCTCATCTCTGAAGTGATTGGGGAGCGCCTTGGCATCCCCATAAGTGTGCTGATGGGGGCCAACATTGCCAGCGAGGTGGCTGATGAGAAGTTCTGTGAGACAACCATTG GCTGCAAGGACGAGGCCCAAGGACAGCTTCTGAAAGAGCTGATGCAGACACCCAATTTCCGCATCACCGTGGTGCAGGAAGTGGACACAGTAGAGATCTGCGGGGCTTTAAAG AATATAGTTGCCGTGGGGGCTGGCTTCTGTGATGGGCTGGGCTTTGGTGACAACACCAAGGCGGCGGTGATCCGACTGGGGCTCATGGAGATGATCGCCTTTGCCAAGCTCTTCTGCGGTGGCCCTGTGTCCTCTGCCACCTTCTTGGAGAGCTGCGGTGTTGCTGACCTCATCACTACCTGCTACGGAGGGCGGAACCGCAAGGTGGCTGAAGCCTTCGCCCGAACAGGAAAG TCCATTGAGCAGCTGGAGAAAGAGATGCTGAATGGGCAGAAGCTGCAGGGGCCCCAGACAGCCCGGGAGCTACACAGCATCCTCCAGCACAAAGGCCTGGTGGACAA GTTCCCTCTGTTCATGGGTGTGTATAAGATATGCTACGAGAACCAGCCAGTGGGTGAATTCATCCACTGCCTACAAAATCACCCAGAACATGTGTGA